In the Agrococcus sp. Marseille-Q4369 genome, one interval contains:
- a CDS encoding Gfo/Idh/MocA family oxidoreductase, with protein MPSTSQAPIRTAVIGYGTSGRIFHAPFLAADPDYSLDVIVTANDERRATAEAQHPGARVVPTPDALWAQAGELDLVVIGSPSGTHASLASAALDAGLDVVVDKPFAATAEEGEALIAQAERLGRRITVYQNRRWDGDFQTLRQLIAQGALGKVRRFESRFEWWQPEPRAGWKSEATAAEAGGILYDLGTHLIDQAMQLFGAVDEVHAEVFRRRPGAAADDDVFLALQHESGVVSHLSMSAVAPAFGPRFHVLGSRAAYTSWGLDGQEPALLAGALPGDAGFGETPEERWGVVGAGDDTRRVPTLRGDYGAFYRGLAEALRTGGPPPVDPADAVATLRIIERAHATSAALH; from the coding sequence ATGCCGTCGACCTCTCAGGCGCCGATCCGCACCGCGGTCATCGGTTACGGCACCTCGGGCCGCATCTTCCACGCGCCGTTCCTCGCGGCCGACCCCGACTACTCGCTCGACGTCATCGTGACGGCGAACGACGAGCGGCGGGCGACGGCGGAGGCGCAGCACCCCGGGGCGCGCGTCGTGCCGACTCCGGATGCGCTGTGGGCGCAGGCGGGCGAGCTCGACCTCGTCGTGATCGGCTCCCCGAGCGGCACGCACGCCTCGCTCGCGTCGGCCGCGCTCGACGCCGGGCTCGACGTCGTCGTCGACAAGCCGTTCGCGGCGACCGCCGAGGAGGGCGAGGCGCTCATCGCGCAGGCCGAGCGCCTCGGGCGGCGCATCACCGTCTACCAGAACCGCCGCTGGGACGGCGACTTCCAGACGCTCCGGCAGCTCATCGCGCAGGGCGCGCTCGGCAAGGTGCGACGCTTCGAGTCGCGCTTCGAGTGGTGGCAGCCCGAGCCGCGCGCCGGCTGGAAGTCGGAGGCGACCGCAGCTGAGGCTGGCGGCATCCTCTACGATCTCGGCACGCACCTCATCGATCAGGCGATGCAGCTCTTCGGCGCCGTCGACGAGGTGCACGCTGAGGTCTTCCGCCGCCGCCCGGGCGCCGCCGCCGACGACGACGTGTTCCTCGCGCTGCAGCACGAGTCGGGAGTCGTGTCGCACCTGTCGATGAGCGCCGTCGCGCCGGCGTTCGGCCCGCGCTTCCACGTGCTCGGCAGCCGCGCCGCCTACACCTCGTGGGGCCTCGACGGCCAGGAGCCCGCGCTCCTCGCCGGCGCGCTGCCTGGCGACGCCGGCTTCGGCGAGACCCCCGAGGAGCGCTGGGGCGTCGTCGGCGCCGGCGACGACACCCGCCGCGTGCCGACGCTGCGCGGCGACTACGGCGCCTTCTACCGCGGCCTCGCCGAGGCGCTCCGCACCGGCGGGCCACCGCCCGTCGACCCCGCCGACGCCGTCGCCACCCTCCGCATCATCGAGCGGGCGCACGCCACCTCGGCAGCCCTGCACTGA
- a CDS encoding FAD-binding oxidoreductase: MTTSSPLHVAVLGGGILGASTAAHLARAGASVTLVTSGALADGASGRSIAWLNSSGDRSAAYHYLRLIALDRYRTWSARHPESSSYLRFDGALKWGSADESFAQTFAFERAGGYDAVWVDRDDVAAIAPDVDPDAVADEGAIFNPGEGWVNLPDLIAALVSEAVANGAQVIEQAGDARVDVQDGAAVGVVLGDGTRIAADRVVLATGGSVPAHLAAFGVDVPDATPTAFVLITEPIEQEVRTVLNTPRVAVRPMPDGRLVLDADWAEQSIVVGDDGEITVPDASVEGLLDEASKVLAGNPKLTAQRVAAGLKPIPGDGEPVAGRVPSIDGLYTLFTHSGATLGLILGELLAEEIVTGKPSPVLAPFTLDRFSDEQERDEVGTGAWAPVR, translated from the coding sequence ATGACCACCTCCTCGCCCCTCCACGTCGCCGTCCTCGGCGGCGGCATCCTCGGCGCCTCGACCGCCGCCCACCTCGCGCGAGCCGGCGCATCCGTCACTCTCGTCACCTCGGGTGCCCTCGCTGACGGCGCATCCGGCCGCTCGATCGCGTGGCTCAACTCCTCCGGCGACCGCTCGGCCGCCTACCACTACCTGCGCCTCATCGCCCTCGACCGCTACCGCACCTGGAGCGCGCGGCACCCCGAGAGCAGCTCGTACCTGCGCTTCGACGGCGCGCTCAAGTGGGGCAGCGCCGACGAGAGCTTCGCCCAGACGTTCGCGTTCGAGCGGGCGGGCGGCTACGACGCGGTCTGGGTCGACCGCGACGACGTCGCGGCGATCGCCCCCGACGTCGACCCGGATGCGGTGGCCGACGAAGGCGCGATCTTCAACCCGGGCGAGGGCTGGGTGAACCTGCCCGACCTCATCGCCGCGCTCGTGAGCGAGGCCGTCGCGAACGGCGCCCAGGTCATCGAACAGGCGGGCGACGCGCGGGTCGACGTGCAGGACGGCGCGGCCGTCGGCGTCGTCCTCGGCGACGGGACCCGCATCGCTGCCGACCGCGTCGTGCTCGCGACCGGCGGCTCGGTGCCCGCGCACCTCGCGGCGTTCGGCGTGGACGTGCCGGACGCGACGCCCACCGCGTTCGTGCTCATCACCGAGCCGATCGAGCAGGAGGTGCGGACGGTGCTCAACACGCCGCGCGTCGCGGTGCGGCCGATGCCTGACGGCCGCCTCGTGCTCGACGCCGACTGGGCCGAGCAGTCGATCGTCGTCGGCGACGACGGCGAGATCACGGTGCCCGACGCATCCGTCGAGGGCCTGCTCGATGAGGCGTCGAAGGTGCTCGCCGGCAACCCGAAGCTCACCGCGCAGCGCGTCGCGGCGGGGCTCAAGCCGATCCCGGGCGACGGCGAGCCGGTCGCGGGGCGCGTGCCGTCGATCGACGGGCTCTACACGCTCTTCACGCACTCGGGCGCGACGCTCGGCCTCATCCTCGGTGAGCTGCTCGCCGAGGAGATCGTGACCGGCAAGCCGTCGCCGGTGCTCGCGCCGTTCACGCTCGACCGCTTCAGCGACGAGCAGGAGCGCGACGAGGTCGGCACCGGAGCTTGGGCGCCGGTGCGCTGA
- a CDS encoding HNH endonuclease family protein, whose product MPPAPRLVRARSARAQVGAAAAIIGAVLLSGCSAAGAITADPHVRETAQPAPRLSPSAAPAPIAPTTAPASGHEQLQSIASALELIDESAAIPPYRRADFGDGWVDVDRNGCSTRQDILQRDLEGETVADDGCTVLTGTLAIDPYTGQRIDFAHDRVGGDSQAVQIDHIISLSSAHRGGAWAWSFDERVAFANDPATLLAVDGPTNSAKSDRGPGDWMPEDPGYWCEYAARYARIAHGYGLAVSSEDKRMLVDVLEACG is encoded by the coding sequence ATGCCGCCAGCGCCCCGGCTCGTGCGCGCGCGGTCGGCTCGGGCGCAGGTCGGTGCGGCTGCGGCGATCATCGGCGCGGTGCTGCTGAGCGGGTGCAGCGCCGCGGGTGCGATCACTGCGGACCCGCACGTTCGAGAGACTGCGCAACCGGCGCCCAGGCTCTCGCCGAGTGCTGCTCCGGCGCCGATCGCGCCGACGACAGCGCCGGCGTCCGGCCACGAACAGCTGCAGTCGATCGCGTCCGCGCTCGAGCTGATCGACGAGTCGGCTGCGATTCCGCCGTATCGGCGCGCCGACTTCGGCGACGGATGGGTCGACGTCGACCGCAACGGATGCTCGACCAGGCAGGACATCCTGCAGCGCGATCTCGAGGGCGAGACCGTCGCCGACGACGGCTGCACGGTGCTCACCGGCACGCTCGCGATCGACCCGTACACCGGCCAGAGGATCGACTTCGCCCACGATCGCGTCGGGGGCGACAGCCAAGCGGTGCAGATCGACCACATCATCAGTCTCTCGTCCGCGCACCGCGGGGGCGCGTGGGCGTGGAGCTTCGACGAGCGGGTCGCATTCGCGAACGACCCGGCGACGCTGCTCGCCGTCGATGGTCCGACGAACTCAGCCAAGAGTGATCGCGGGCCAGGCGACTGGATGCCCGAGGATCCGGGCTACTGGTGCGAGTATGCGGCTCGCTACGCGAGAATCGCGCACGGCTACGGGCTCGCCGTCTCGAGCGAGGACAAGCGGATGCTCGTGGACGTGCTGGAGGCGTGCGGCTGA
- a CDS encoding Fic family protein has translation MAVVTTPELDALLSQAERAVAALDHGAGSADLAGIARFLLRSEAIASSRIEGIAPSARQIAFAELAEHEEIRTFGAQAKLVARNMTIVREATTRLAEAETISLEAIDRLHRALLADEPRHHGVRAVQNWIGGSDWHPLDADFVPPSPERVPALLEDLVHYLSGATHAPIVQAALAHAQFETIHPFTDGNGRVGRALIHTVLARRGLTVNAVLPVSLVLATFRERYIDGLTAYRHSAEEGSPDAHAARCRWLEVFATAVLQAAGQASLLRDEIADMRLRWEHRVEAHRAAIGRQRQLRSDSAVVHILADLPSTPVLTANTVMRIHSISENAAMRALNELRDAEILETRSTGTRARAFVAREILDLVTITERQLASTRFDTRASAPIREVPALPEPRT, from the coding sequence ATGGCGGTCGTCACGACGCCTGAACTCGACGCTTTGTTGAGCCAAGCTGAGCGCGCGGTGGCCGCTCTCGATCACGGTGCGGGCAGCGCCGACCTGGCCGGCATCGCGCGGTTCCTGTTGAGATCCGAGGCTATCGCGTCGTCGCGCATCGAAGGCATCGCGCCATCAGCCCGACAGATCGCGTTCGCCGAGCTGGCCGAGCACGAGGAGATTCGAACCTTCGGCGCTCAGGCGAAGCTCGTTGCGCGGAACATGACGATCGTTCGGGAAGCGACGACCCGGCTCGCCGAAGCAGAGACGATCAGCCTGGAAGCGATCGACAGACTCCACCGGGCGCTATTGGCCGACGAGCCGCGGCATCACGGAGTCCGGGCAGTGCAGAACTGGATCGGAGGTTCCGACTGGCACCCGCTGGACGCCGACTTCGTACCGCCTTCCCCGGAACGCGTCCCGGCACTCCTTGAGGACCTCGTGCACTACCTCTCCGGGGCGACGCACGCCCCCATCGTGCAGGCCGCCCTCGCGCACGCGCAGTTCGAGACCATTCATCCCTTCACAGACGGCAATGGCCGCGTGGGTCGCGCGCTCATCCATACTGTGCTGGCGCGTCGAGGATTGACGGTCAATGCGGTGCTCCCAGTCAGCCTCGTGCTGGCTACGTTCCGCGAGCGATACATCGATGGGCTGACGGCCTACCGCCACAGCGCGGAGGAGGGATCGCCGGACGCACATGCCGCACGCTGCCGATGGCTGGAGGTGTTCGCTACCGCTGTGCTCCAAGCGGCCGGTCAGGCGAGTCTGCTGCGCGACGAGATCGCGGACATGCGATTGAGGTGGGAGCACAGGGTGGAGGCTCATCGCGCGGCGATTGGCAGACAGCGGCAACTGCGCAGCGACTCCGCGGTGGTGCATATCCTCGCCGACCTGCCATCGACGCCGGTGCTCACCGCTAACACCGTGATGCGCATCCACTCCATCTCGGAGAACGCTGCGATGCGAGCGCTCAACGAACTGCGCGACGCTGAGATTCTGGAAACGCGCTCCACCGGAACGCGCGCGCGGGCCTTCGTCGCGCGCGAGATCCTCGATCTTGTGACGATCACGGAACGGCAGCTCGCGTCGACGCGCTTCGACACCCGGGCGAGTGCGCCGATACGGGAGGTGCCAGCACTTCCCGAGCCCAGAACCTAG
- a CDS encoding NAD(P)/FAD-dependent oxidoreductase, whose amino-acid sequence MTSAVVVGAGPNGLTAAAVLARAGLEVTVLERNETIGGASASIPAFGDQAIIDPGASGHPFGITSPAFRSLGLEQHGLEWVHADYPMAHPLPGGRAAILHRDAEQTARELGVDAKAWLRLHAPATEDPNATAEAILGPLLRWPKDPVLLARFGLRGAWPATLLARSVFRSGAAQALFAGSVTHATLPLGHPLTSAFGVAFGGVGHSAGWPFARGGSQSIADALGRVIEAHGGRIETGVDVADLRDLPPADLVLLDLTPRQLLRVAHGRIEGLYAKRMETWKYGPAVSKLDLLLDGPVPWEDERVGRAGTVHLSGTLAEIAHAEREVALGRMPEQPFVLATQPSVADPERAPAGRHTLWAYAHVPHGWPGDASDAIEAQIERFAPGFRDRILERRPMTPAALELWNPNLVGGSIGGGTLAGTQQLARPVLANPYRVPMPGRIFLCSSSAPPGGGVHGMSGWHAAHAALKEIGVHENVTSDGALG is encoded by the coding sequence ATGACCAGCGCTGTCGTCGTCGGCGCGGGACCGAACGGCCTCACCGCCGCCGCGGTGCTCGCGCGCGCCGGGCTCGAGGTCACGGTGCTCGAGCGGAACGAGACGATCGGCGGGGCGAGCGCGTCGATCCCGGCGTTCGGCGACCAGGCGATCATCGACCCTGGCGCGTCGGGGCACCCCTTCGGCATCACGAGCCCCGCCTTCCGCTCGCTCGGGCTCGAGCAGCACGGGCTCGAGTGGGTGCACGCCGACTACCCGATGGCGCACCCGCTGCCGGGCGGTCGAGCGGCGATCCTGCACCGCGACGCCGAGCAGACCGCGCGCGAGCTCGGCGTCGACGCGAAGGCGTGGCTGCGACTGCACGCGCCGGCGACCGAGGATCCGAACGCGACCGCCGAGGCGATCCTCGGGCCGCTGCTGCGGTGGCCGAAGGACCCGGTGCTGCTCGCGCGCTTCGGGCTGCGCGGTGCGTGGCCCGCGACGCTGCTCGCCCGCTCGGTCTTCCGCTCGGGCGCCGCGCAAGCCCTCTTCGCCGGATCGGTGACGCACGCGACGCTGCCGCTCGGGCATCCGCTCACGAGCGCGTTCGGCGTCGCGTTCGGCGGCGTCGGTCACTCGGCGGGGTGGCCGTTCGCCAGGGGCGGGTCGCAGTCGATCGCGGATGCCCTGGGTCGCGTCATCGAGGCACACGGCGGCCGGATCGAGACCGGCGTCGACGTCGCCGACCTGCGCGACCTGCCGCCGGCCGACCTCGTGCTGCTCGACCTCACGCCGCGGCAGCTGCTGCGCGTCGCGCACGGCCGCATCGAGGGGCTCTACGCGAAGCGGATGGAGACGTGGAAGTACGGCCCGGCGGTCTCGAAGCTCGACCTGCTGCTCGACGGACCGGTGCCGTGGGAGGACGAGCGCGTCGGCCGCGCCGGCACCGTGCACTTGAGCGGCACGCTCGCCGAGATCGCGCACGCCGAGCGCGAGGTGGCGCTCGGCCGCATGCCGGAGCAGCCGTTCGTGCTTGCGACGCAACCGAGCGTCGCCGATCCCGAGCGAGCGCCCGCGGGGCGGCACACGCTGTGGGCCTACGCGCACGTGCCGCACGGATGGCCCGGGGACGCATCCGATGCCATCGAGGCGCAGATCGAGCGCTTCGCTCCCGGCTTCCGCGACCGCATCCTCGAGCGTCGGCCGATGACGCCCGCGGCGCTCGAGCTGTGGAACCCGAACCTCGTCGGCGGCTCGATCGGCGGCGGCACGCTCGCCGGCACGCAGCAGCTCGCGCGGCCGGTGCTCGCGAACCCCTACCGCGTGCCGATGCCGGGCCGGATCTTCCTGTGCTCGTCGTCGGCACCGCCGGGCGGCGGCGTGCACGGCATGAGCGGGTGGCACGCGGCGCACGCGGCGCTCAAGGAGATCGGCGTGCACGAGAATGTCACGAGCGACGGAGCTCTCGGCTAG